The genomic interval CCATGTCTTCGCCGCCGCTCAGGGTACCGCCGCCCAGGGCATTGCGGTATTTGCCGGTGCCGCCGGTGATACGGAAAGTCGCGCCGGAGAAGACGAACTTGGTGCCTTCGCCGGTCGGGACGAACTGGCCGCTATAGGTGGCGAAGAGCTGGTCGCCCGAGGTGTCCATGACGATGAATTTGCCATCGCTGAAGTTGAACAGTGGTCCCTGTGGCGTGATGCAGTCGGTGGCGATGAAGACGACCTTGCCGTACATCCGCTTGCTGTCGCCGTGGCCGGCGATGGTGCCGCCGAAATTCGCCGGACAACGTGAAGAAAACCCCACGGTTTCTTGCAAAACGCCTTCGATGGCGAAGGTTGGCTGCAACACCTGTGCCGATGCAGTGGCCGAGCTTGCCAAAAGGAGGGTAGCGGCAACGGGACCAGCAACAGCGCGCACGATGGATTTGAACATGTATCAGCTCCGAGGTAAGTTGAAGAAGGACGTGATGTTACCTATCCTGCAACACTTCGGAGATATTTTTTTGCTACTTGTGGTAAACAATAAACATATAATTGCGGCAACATTTGTTCTGTTCCGCGGGCGTGCTGGACGAGGGTGGAACCGCCAGGATGCGGCTGTGCCGTCGCTGCTTGAACGCGTAGGCGGCAGTGACGTAGCGGGACGATTGAACGGACGGGTGGAGCCGCCTACCCTACGTTGAGCGCCGGCCGCATGAAGGGTGCCAGGCTTGCCACCCGCGGCGTTCATTCACGGCGGGGAAGCGGCCAGGTTCAATCCGGCCACTGCCGGTTGATTTCCACCGCCTTGTCGATGTTCTGGATCAGCAGGTCGACGTAATACGGGTCGAGGTGCTGGCCGGCGACTTCGCGCAGGTAGTCGGTCACCTGTGGCACCGGCCAGGCGGACTTGTAGCAGCGCTCGTGGCAGAGGGCATCGAACACGTCGGCCACCGCGACGATGCGGGCGTACGGGTGGATCGCTTCGCCCTTCAGGCCTTGCGGGTAGCCGCTGCCGTCGTATTTTTCGTGGTGCTGGTGGGCGATGACGGCGGCGGCCTTCAGGATGGGGCGCGTCGAGCCGTCGAGGATCTGCAGGCCGACGGTGGGGTGCTGCTGCATGACTTCCCATTCGTCCGGGCTCAAGCGGCCGGGCTTGAGCAGCACGGCGTCGGGCGTGGCGATCTTGCCGATGTCGTGCATGGGCGCGGCGTGCATCAGGGTCGCGGTTTCATCCTCCGGCATGCCCGAAGCTTGCGCCAGCAGGTGGCAGACTTGCGCCATGCGGCGCACGTGGTTGCCGGCTTCCTGCGAACGCGATTCGACCACGTCGCCCAGGCGCAGGATCAGTTCGGCCTGGGTATCGGTGATTTCCTGGTTCAGCAGGATGTTGTCGAAAGCGATCGCCACGCCCGAGCAGAACACTTCCAGCAATTGCGAGTCGATCTCCGAGATTTCCTCGACGCCCTGCAGCACGAGCAGCGACGCCTTGCCGCTGCTGTTCGGGAAGTAGCCGACATAGGTGTCGCCGTGCAGTTTCGAGATGCGGTTGTGGCGCGCGTCGTCGAGCTGGGCCACCAGGGCCGGGTCGATGTCGTCGCCGAAGTCGCCGATCTTGGCCAGCACCTCGTACTGGCTCTCGCCGCTGATCATGCTCGCGCCCTTCAGGCGCAGCAGCATGCTCTGCTCCAGGCGCAGCAGCGCCACCACCTGCTGCAGCAGGCCGCTGGCGAAATCCTTCAGGCTGCGCTGCTTGAAGATGTGCGAAGAAGCGGCCAGTACCCGTTCCAGGCCCTCGCGGTAGTTCTGCTGCACGCGGCGTGCTTCCTCGACCTTCATGATGTCGCGGTAGGCACGCAGCGCGGCGAAGGTGGTCGTGAACAGCTTGGTGCGATCGAGCTCGGTCTTTTCCTTGTAGTCGTTGATGTCGTAGTCGACGATCACGCGTTCTTCCGGCGCCTGGCCCGGCTGGCCGGTGCGCAGCACGATGCGGGTAAATTGATTGTCCAGTTCCTGGCGCATCCAGCGCGCCACTTCCAGGCCGCTGTCCTCGCGCTCCATCACCACGTCGAGGAACACCAGCGCGATATCGCTCTCGCGCGCCAGCACTTCCTTCGCCTCGGCGCCGCTGTGGGCGTGCAGGAAGGTCAGCGCACGGCCATCGAGGCGGAAGCGGTTCAGCGTCAGCTTGGTGATGTCGTGGATATCCGGTTCGTCGTCGACGAGCAAGACCTTCCAGGGAGCGAGCTTGGGCGCGGCAGGGGACAGAAAGGACATGGCGGTTCCGATACCGTAATCAATCGAGACGAACGAACAGGAGTTTCTGCACGAACATGCAGGATGAATCGATTGTAGTATGGGTCTACGGCATTAACAACAAGCAATAGATGAAGTCCTGGTGCAACTGTCAAGGAATGTGGGGCGGATGAGTCAGGTATAGCGTTTCTGGCAGCGTTCGCAGAAAAAGCTGCGCCGGTTGGTGCGGCCGAGGTGGGCCTTGTGGAAGGGAATATTGCAGCGCGGGCAGATTTTTTTGGCATGGGCCAGCCAGTGCTGTTTCAGTACATATTCTTTTTTCCAGGCCAGGAATTCGAAACTGTACTGGCGCGCCTGCTCGACCAGGGCGCGCAGCTTGGGCGCGGGCAGGGCGCCGACCGTCGACGCCGGATGCACGCGAATGCGGAACAGCACTTCGTTCTTGATGATGTTGCCGACGCCGGAAAAGATGTCCTGGTCGAGCAGGGCATCGCAGGCCAGCAGGTCGGGCCTGGCGCGCAGCTTCTTGAGGGCGCGGCGCGGGTTCCAGGCCTCGGACATGACATCGGCCTGCCAGTCGTACAGGCTGTCGAGCTCGCCCTCGATTTCGCGTACCGAACACGCATAGAAATTGATTTCTCCGCCATCGGCCATACGTAGGAAGAGGCGCGGCGGTTTGTCACGGCGCTCGTTCACGCGGTAGGTGCCGAACAGCAGGAAATGGATGCGCACGACCATGTTCGGCAAGACAATCAGGAAGTGCTTGCCCCAGGTGCGCAGCGAGACGAGCGTCTGGCCGACCAGGCGCCCCGGGTCGATGGCGGTCGTGTTGCCGCCGGCCTCGACGATTTCCTGGCCGACGAAACGGGCGGTGTCTTCCCGCAAGATGACGAGCGATGGTCCTTCTGGCACGGTGAGCCTCCTTGTCCCCATTCTTGCCCAACTCAGGCAGGGCCGGCTGTGCGAGGACTAACAGACTGAAACAGGA from Massilia sp. Se16.2.3 carries:
- a CDS encoding HD domain-containing phosphohydrolase, translating into MSFLSPAAPKLAPWKVLLVDDEPDIHDITKLTLNRFRLDGRALTFLHAHSGAEAKEVLARESDIALVFLDVVMEREDSGLEVARWMRQELDNQFTRIVLRTGQPGQAPEERVIVDYDINDYKEKTELDRTKLFTTTFAALRAYRDIMKVEEARRVQQNYREGLERVLAASSHIFKQRSLKDFASGLLQQVVALLRLEQSMLLRLKGASMISGESQYEVLAKIGDFGDDIDPALVAQLDDARHNRISKLHGDTYVGYFPNSSGKASLLVLQGVEEISEIDSQLLEVFCSGVAIAFDNILLNQEITDTQAELILRLGDVVESRSQEAGNHVRRMAQVCHLLAQASGMPEDETATLMHAAPMHDIGKIATPDAVLLKPGRLSPDEWEVMQQHPTVGLQILDGSTRPILKAAAVIAHQHHEKYDGSGYPQGLKGEAIHPYARIVAVADVFDALCHERCYKSAWPVPQVTDYLREVAGQHLDPYYVDLLIQNIDKAVEINRQWPD
- a CDS encoding DNA-formamidopyrimidine glycosylase family protein yields the protein MPEGPSLVILREDTARFVGQEIVEAGGNTTAIDPGRLVGQTLVSLRTWGKHFLIVLPNMVVRIHFLLFGTYRVNERRDKPPRLFLRMADGGEINFYACSVREIEGELDSLYDWQADVMSEAWNPRRALKKLRARPDLLACDALLDQDIFSGVGNIIKNEVLFRIRVHPASTVGALPAPKLRALVEQARQYSFEFLAWKKEYVLKQHWLAHAKKICPRCNIPFHKAHLGRTNRRSFFCERCQKRYT